One genomic window of Indioceanicola profundi includes the following:
- a CDS encoding DUF523 domain-containing protein, which produces MKSILVSGCLLGRPIRYDGRPKLLTHALLEQWQAEGRLVPICPELAGGLPVPRPPAEIANGADGSSVLDGQAAVMEKTGGDVTEAFLDGARKALETARLHGCRFALLTEGSPSCGSEFIHDGRFDGSRHQGSGVTAALLRRHGIQVFSEERIGELAAALHATTSFEGAGPGSATA; this is translated from the coding sequence ATGAAATCCATCCTCGTCAGCGGGTGCCTCCTGGGACGGCCGATCCGGTACGATGGTCGGCCCAAGCTCCTCACCCATGCGCTGCTGGAGCAATGGCAGGCCGAAGGACGCCTTGTTCCGATCTGCCCGGAGCTCGCCGGAGGACTGCCCGTGCCCCGACCACCGGCGGAGATCGCGAACGGGGCCGATGGTTCCAGCGTGCTGGATGGGCAAGCGGCCGTCATGGAGAAAACCGGGGGCGACGTGACCGAGGCGTTTCTGGATGGCGCGCGCAAAGCTCTGGAAACCGCGAGACTACATGGCTGCCGGTTTGCCCTGCTGACAGAGGGCAGCCCAAGCTGCGGTTCGGAATTCATCCATGACGGGCGCTTTGATGGATCGCGGCATCAGGGCTCCGGCGTCACCGCTGCGCTGCTCCGCCGCCATGGCATACAGGTCTTCTCCGAGGAGCGTATCGGTGAGCTTGCAGCGGCCCTGCACGCCACCACAAGCTTCGAAGGAGCTGGTCCAGGCTCAGCAACCGCCTAA
- a CDS encoding SAM-dependent methyltransferase — MMDGGISPKSAQTEGAAAGKGRLTIVGSGIKAVAHFTQETVAHIRDADVVFYKVIDGASAAFIRDLNPNAIDLSQYYGDDKRRRITYIQMAEVMLREVRAGRTVVGVFYGHPGFFVDPARRALAVAAKEGYPTEMLAGVSSTDTLFADLRIDPAQSGLQMLEATDLLLRNRPLVTSGHVVILQVGSVGDAAYNFAHGFRNNKRAILFERLIETYGPDHVTVLYLAASLPGVAPQLIRRRLSAYRDPAVLASVHPASTLYIPPGTVLDTDPTMAEKLGAQWVLNPAAARRAPISEYGPLEAEAVQALAQHARSPHYKAHLASPALLNVITKLALDPAASRAFEDAPEQFLENFPYLTDAERKALLSRNVSRLVSAMVVPNRGAASPGNPPPSDSDVSMTEEDAPEGMPPSDTDLNVTENVPPSNTDLHITENVPSSDTDLNVTENVPPSDTDLSVTEDAPSSDTDLSVTEDIPMSNTDLHITENVPPSDSDVSVADEDQR; from the coding sequence ATGATGGACGGCGGCATCTCGCCCAAGTCCGCCCAGACGGAAGGGGCGGCAGCCGGCAAGGGACGCTTGACGATTGTGGGCTCCGGCATCAAGGCGGTCGCCCATTTCACCCAGGAAACGGTCGCGCACATCCGTGACGCCGACGTTGTTTTCTACAAGGTGATTGATGGTGCGTCCGCCGCGTTCATCCGTGACCTGAACCCGAATGCCATAGACCTGTCCCAATATTATGGCGACGACAAGCGCCGACGCATCACCTACATCCAGATGGCCGAGGTCATGCTGCGGGAGGTGCGCGCCGGCAGGACCGTCGTTGGCGTGTTCTACGGTCATCCCGGGTTCTTCGTCGACCCGGCGCGGCGCGCGCTGGCGGTGGCGGCAAAGGAAGGCTATCCGACCGAGATGCTCGCCGGGGTGTCCTCGACCGACACGCTGTTCGCCGACCTTCGGATCGATCCTGCCCAGAGCGGGCTTCAGATGCTGGAGGCCACGGACCTGCTGCTCCGCAACCGGCCGCTCGTTACCTCCGGCCATGTGGTGATCCTGCAAGTCGGGTCGGTGGGCGATGCCGCCTACAACTTCGCGCACGGCTTCCGCAACAACAAGCGGGCTATCCTGTTCGAGCGGCTGATCGAGACTTACGGCCCCGACCATGTCACCGTGCTTTATCTCGCGGCCTCCCTGCCCGGAGTAGCTCCGCAGCTCATCCGACGTCGGCTCAGCGCCTATCGCGATCCAGCCGTCCTGGCGTCGGTCCATCCGGCCAGCACCTTGTATATTCCGCCGGGAACCGTCCTGGATACAGATCCGACCATGGCCGAGAAGCTCGGCGCGCAGTGGGTGCTGAATCCCGCCGCCGCCCGCCGCGCGCCGATCTCCGAGTACGGCCCGCTTGAGGCGGAGGCGGTGCAAGCCCTGGCGCAGCATGCGCGGTCTCCCCACTACAAGGCTCATCTGGCTTCGCCGGCATTGCTGAACGTCATCACGAAGCTGGCCCTGGACCCCGCGGCAAGCCGGGCGTTCGAGGATGCGCCGGAGCAATTCCTGGAGAATTTCCCCTATCTGACGGATGCGGAACGCAAGGCACTTCTGTCCCGCAATGTCTCGCGGCTGGTGTCAGCCATGGTGGTGCCGAACCGCGGGGCTGCCTCGCCCGGCAATCCTCCGCCATCGGATTCCGACGTGTCGATGACGGAGGAGGATGCTCCGGAGGGCATGCCTCCAAGCGATACCGATCTGAACGTCACTGAGAACGTGCCCCCCAGCAATACCGATCTGCACATCACCGAAAATGTGCCGTCGAGCGATACGGACCTGAACGTCACCGAGAACGTGCCGCCCAGCGACACCGATCTGAGCGTTACCGAGGATGCACCGTCCAGCGATACCGACCTCAGCGTTACCGAGGATATTCCGATGAGCAATACTGACTTGCACATCACCGAAAATGTGCCGCCGAGCGATTCTGATGTCAGTGTCGCGGACGAGGACCAGCGCTGA